AAATACAACTTGTATTCCTTTAAAGAATGAACCATCATTTATTTCTAAGAAACCAAAATTCTTTTGAACTCTGATTTTTTTTACCCATCCTGATATTTCAACTTCTTTGTCAATAAATTTTTCTTTCTCTCTGTATAGAGATTTAACTGTTACTTTTTCCATTTTTACCCCCGTAAAACTTATATTATTTTAGTACCTTTATTTACTACTTTATCATCATCAACTATCTCTATTCTATCAAGATGACCTTTTACTTGAGCTTTAAATAGTTCTAAATACATTTTTCTATACTCAGCTCTTTCTGCTTGTTCCTCTGGAGTAAGTTCTCTCTCTCTTGATAATTTAGTAAAATAATTTATTTTTTCAATAATTTTAGACATTTCCATTTTATATTTTTCCTTTCTTTTCTTAATTTATCCATATTTTTAGTATATAAAATAAAAAATGATATTTCAAATTATAGCACAACTTAACTTTAAAGTAAATGGTAGGTATTGAAATTTAATCTAGTAAAAAACATTTACATAAATTTATATAAATAAATATTATTATTGTTTTTTATTATAAATTTACTTAAAATTAAACAATAAAAAAGCTGGATAAAATTGATAATTTAATCAATACTCATACCAGCTTTAAAATTTTATAATCTATTATCTTTATGATTATTTATATTAAGTATTATTCCCAAAGAAGCAAACACTGTTACCAAAGAACTTCCACCATAACTAAATATTGGCATTGGAATTCCAAAAACTGGTAGCATTCCCAATGCCACATATATATTAATTAATACTTGAGTTATAATATAGCCTCCAATTCCCATTGCTAAATATTTCCCAAAATAATCTTTTGTATCCATAGCAATACTTTTTATAATATTAAAAATTACTAAAAATAAAACTATTAAAATAAACATCCCTAAAAAACCAAGTTCCTCT
The DNA window shown above is from uncultured Fusobacterium sp. and carries:
- a CDS encoding DUF896 domain-containing protein; its protein translation is MEMSKIIEKINYFTKLSRERELTPEEQAERAEYRKMYLELFKAQVKGHLDRIEIVDDDKVVNKGTKII